Proteins encoded together in one Vigna angularis cultivar LongXiaoDou No.4 chromosome 5, ASM1680809v1, whole genome shotgun sequence window:
- the LOC108339079 gene encoding aspartic proteinase CDR1, producing the protein MKKMSYFSSLLVLLCLYNLFFLEALNGGFSVEIIHRDSPKSPFYSSSETKFQRVSNALRRSINRGNHFSKASPNTVSATVIPDLGEYLMKYAVGTPPRNVFGVLDAGSDIIWMQCEPCRNCFKQDTPLFNPSKSTTYKTIPCKSTICHSVLGTSCSSSITKNCKYDISYGDGAFSQGDLSVETLTLGSTNGSPIPLPRTAIGCGHNNSINFQGKNSGIVGLGRGPVSLINQLGSSVGWKFSYCLVPETPNSKASSRLNFGDAAVVQGRGTVSTPLFSKPQQVFYYLTLQGFSVGNNRREIGSSLSIFGGEGNMVIDSGTTLTLLPDDVYKWLESAVSHAVKLKPVQDPNQVLGLCYKGTLDKLDFPVITAHFRGANVLLHPMNTFVEVADKVLCFAFQPTQNGAVFGNLAQQNLLVGYDLKKNTVSFKQTDCSKM; encoded by the coding sequence atgaagaaaatgtcatacttttcttctcttcttgttcttctgTGTCTCTACAACCTCTTTTTCTTAGAAGCTCTAAATGGTGGATTCAGTGTGGAGATAATCCACCGTGATTCACCAAAATCACCGTTCTATAGTTCCTCAGAAACAAAATTCCAAAGGGTTTCCAATGCTCTGCGTCGTTCCATAAACCGTGGCAACCATTTCAGCAAAGCGTCTCCAAACACAGTAAGCGCAACTGTGATACCAGATCTTGGTGAATATTTGATGAAGTACGCAGTTGGAACTCCACCGCGTAATGTGTTTGGAGTTCTTGATGCAGGCAGTGACATCATTTGGATGCAATGCGAACCATGTAGAAACTGTTTCAAACAAGACACACCTTTGTTTAATCCTTCAAAATCCACAACATACAAAACCATCCCGTGCAAATCTACCATATGCCATTCTGTGCTAGGTACATCTTGCTCCTCTAGCATCACCAAAAACTGTAAATATGATATCAGCTATGGTGATGGTGCATTCTCACAGGGAGATTTGAGTGTGGAGACCCTCACTTTAGGATCCACCAATGGATCTCCCATCCCACTTCCAAGAACTGCAATAGGGTGTGGTCATAACAATAGCATCAACTTCCAAGGGAAAAATTCTGGCATAGTTGGCCTAGGACGTGGACCTGTGTCGCTTATAAATCAATTGGGTTCTTCAGTAGGCTGGAAGTTTTCTTATTGTTTGGTCCCAGAAACTCCGAATTCCAAAGCAAGTAGCAGACTCAATTTTGGAGATGCTGCAGTAGTTCAAGGACGTGGAACTGTCTCAACCCCATTGTTTTCTAAACCTCAACAAGTATTTTACTACCTAACCCTACAAGGGTTCAGTGTGGGAAACAATAGAAGAGAAATTGGAAGCTCTTTGTCTATATTTGGAGGAGAGGGAAATatggtaattgactcaggtacAACACTGACTCTTTTGCCAGATGATGTTTACAAATGGTTGGAATCAGCAGTGTCACATGCAGTTAAACTGAAGCCTGTTCAGGATCCAAATCAGGTGTTGGGACTCTGCTACAAAGGTACATTGGATAAACTAGATTTTCCAGTGATCACAGCACACTTTAGAGGGGCTAATGTGTTGCTGCATCCTATGAACACCTTTGTTGAAGTGGCTGATAAGGTTCTGTGCTTCGCTTTTCAGCCAACTCAAAACGGTGCTGTCTTTGGAAACTTGGCTCAGCAAAACCTTTTGGTTGGCTATGATCTGAAAAAAAATACAGTGTCCTTTAAGCAAACAGATTGCAGTAAGATGtga
- the LOC108339930 gene encoding aspartic proteinase CDR1, producing MSCFSSLLALLCLYNLSFLEALNGGFSVEIIHRDSPKSPFYSSSETKFQRVSNALRRSINRGNHFSKSMVFPNTVRATVIPDFGEYLMRYAVGTPRRKVFGVLDTGSDIIWLQCAPCRKCYRQATPLFNPSKSTTYKTIPCKSTICHSVLGTSCSSSITKNCKYDISYGDGTFSQGDLSVETLTLGSTNGSPIPLPRTAIGCGHNNSMAFQGKNSGIVGLGRGPVSLINQLGSSVGWKFSYCLVPETLHSNASSRLHFGDAAVVLGPGTVSTPLFSKPQQVFYYLTLEGFSVGSHRREFGSSLSRFGGEGNMVIDSGTTLTLLPDEVYKWLESAVSHAVKLKPVQDPNQVLGLCYRGTLDKLDFPVITAHFRGANVLLHPMNTFVEVADKVLCLAFQPTQNGAVFGNLAQQNLLVGYDLKKNTVSFKQTDCTKM from the coding sequence atgtcatgcttttcttctcttcttgctCTACTGTGTCTCTACAACCTCTCTTTCTTAGAAGCTCTAAATGGTGGATTCAGTGTGGAGATAATCCACCGTGATTCACCAAAATCACCGTTCTATAGTTCCTCAGAAACAAAATTCCAAAGGGTTTCCAATGCTCTGCGTCGTTCCATAAACCGTGGCAACCATTTCAGCAAATCCATGGTGTTTCCAAACACAGTAAGGGCAACTGTGATACCAGATTTTGGTGAATATTTGATGAGGTATGCAGTTGGAACTCCACGGCGTAAGGTGTTTGGAGTTCTTGATACAGGCAGTGACATCATTTGGTTGCAATGCGCACCATGTAGAAAATGTTACAGACAAGCCACACCTTTGTTTAATCCTTCAAAATCCACAACATACAAAACCATCCCTTGCAAATCTACCATATGCCATTCTGTGCTAGGTACCTCTTGCTCCTCTAGCATCACCAAAAACTGTAAATATGATATCAGCTATGGTGATGGTACATTCTCACAGGGAGATTTGAGTGTGGAGACCCTCACTTTAGGCTCCACCAATGGATCTCCCATCCCACTTCCAAGAACTGCAATAGGGTGTGGTCATAACAATAGCATGGCCTTCCAAGGGAAAAATTCTGGCATAGTTGGCCTAGGACGTGGACCTGTGTCGCTTATAAATCAATTGGGTTCTTCAGTAGGCTGGAAGTTTTCTTATTGTTTGGTCCCAGAAACTCTGCATTCCAATGCAAGTAGCAGACTCCATTTTGGAGATGCTGCTGTGGTTCTAGGACCTGGAACTGTCTCAACCCCATTGTTTTCTAAACCTCAACAAGTATTTTACTACCTAACCCTAGAAGGGTTCAGTGTGGGAAGCCATAGAAGAGAATTTGGAAGCTCTTTGTCTAGATTTGGAGGAGAGGGAAATatggtaattgactcaggtacAACACTGACTCTTTTGCCAGATGAAGTTTACAAATGGTTGGAATCAGCAGTGTCACATGCAGTTAAACTGAAGCCTGTTCAGGATCCAAATCAGGTGTTGGGACTCTGCTACAGAGGTACATTGGATAAACTAGATTTTCCAGTGATCACAGCACACTTTAGAGGGGCTAATGTGTTGCTGCATCCAATGAACACCTTTGTTGAAGTGGCTGATAAGGTTCTGTGCTTGGCTTTTCAGCCAACTCAAAACGGTGCTGTCTTTGGAAACTTGGCTCAGCAAAATCTTTTGGTTGGCTATGATctgaaaaaaaatacagtttCCTTTAAGCAAACAGATTGCACTAAGATGTGA